In the Bacteroidota bacterium genome, TCGACTGCATTAATGGAAACGCTGATCATCTGCATTGCTTAATTTCTCTTGGCTCTGAACAGAATATTGCTAAGGTCGTAAATCTAATTAAAGGTGAATCATCTTATTGGATAAATAAAAACAAGATTACATCGTCAAAATTTGAATGGGCTGAAGATCACCATAAGAAAAAATCATTTGCCGATGAACATACCGAGTTTATAAAAAAATATAGTTTTGACCGTAAATGATAAAATATGTAATCGCAGTAATATTATTCTTAAATCTCGGAATAGCATATTCTCAGAATACTGAAATAGAGATCAAAAATATAGAGCAAAACAAAGCTTATCCTGCATCTTTGTCAGGCGAAAAAGTAACAACATCCGATACTATTAGATCAAATGGGAATGGAGTTGATGGCAACGCCTTAAAAGAAATAGGGCAAGGAATTGGAGATGGAGCAGGAACAAACACGAGCGGATTTTCTGCAATGCTTGCAGGACATAACAACGTTTATGCTCTCTATTTTAACCAACTTGGTCAATCTACTGGAATTTGGAGTTCCACGATTGCGTATGCTCATCGTAGGTACACCCTGCACATTAGTTCAGACTCAAACTATATAAATTCAGAATATACGAACGCCCATAGAAACGGTTTTAGTGTTCGTTGTGTCAAGGATTAACCCCGTGAGATAAAAATATTAAAGATAGATTTAATGACAAAGGACAATGGAATAAATATTAAGTTAAGAAAACTTGAGAGATATTATCTCACGGGGTGAACCATTAATGTATGTATTATTATGTTTATATATTGAAAAGTGAGAAAGATGGAAATTTCTATACTGGATATACAAGGGACCTAAGAGCGAGAATCAATATGCATAATAATGGGGAAGTATCTTCAACCAAAGAAAGGAGACCATTGAAACTCGTTTATTTTGAAGGATGCCTGAATCAACAAGATGCTACAAAGAGAGAAAAATATCTAAAGACAGCTTGGGGAAAAAGGTATATTAAATCGAGATTATTTAACTATCTCACGGGGTGAATAAAGCAAGCTACGATCTTGTACTTGCTATTTTTACATAATAATGTTAAATTTACCAGTGTAATCAAAAATTTAACGGTAAATATTTTATTATGGTGCAAAGATTATTAAAAAATCTCATCAAATCAGACCTTTTTAAAGGGAAGACAATAATAATATTTTGGGAGATTATAAACTTATCGTACTTGACGAGGCGCAGAACATCCCTAATATCGGTAAGGTACTAAAACTAATCACGGATACTTTGAACGAAGTGCAAATAATTGCAACCGGATCATCAAGCTTTGATCTTGCAAGCCACACGACTGAACCGATGACAGGCAGGGTAATCCACCATAAATTGTATCCACTTTCAAGCGTAGAAATTAAAGCTAATGAAGATTGGCTGAATGTAGATGCTAAATTAGATAAGCTGCTCAGGTTCGGTTCTTACCCGGATGTTTTTACTTCAAACGATGAAGATGCAATTAATAAACTTCACGAGCTTGCTTCTAGTTATTTGTTTAAAGATTTGCTGAAATTCGAGGGGATTAAAAAATCGAGTCTATTAAAAAACCTTGTTGTTTCTTTAGCGCTTCAACTTGGGCATGAAGTTACCTATAATGAATTAGCTACTAAGCTTGGAGTGAATAGTATCACAGTCCAAAAATATATAGACTTGCTTGAACAAACGTACGTTGTATTCAAATTAAATTCTTTTTCACGAAACATTCGTAAAGAACTGACGAAGTCGTTTAAAATTTATTTCTATGATAATGGAATTCGCAATGCATTGATCAATAATTTCAATCCCCTTTCATTGCGGAATGACGTGGGCGCATTATGGGAAAATTTTTGTATCACCGAACGGCTTAAAGCCAATGCCTATTCCGATAAAAAAGTGAATAGTTACTTTTGGAGAACATACGACCAAAAAGAAATCGATTATGTTGAAGAAACGGCAGGAACAATTACCGGCTATGAATTGAAATATTCTGAAAAACAACGGATCAAAATTCCAAAGAATTTTTCGGAAACGTATAATGCTGCTGTTCATAAAATTGATAGAAGTAATTTTTGGAAGTTTGCAGAATTGCATGTTTAAAAACCCCATTTTTTCGATAATAGTTGTGATGAGTATAAGTACTGTAAACTCACAGCAATTATCTATTTCCGTTTCTGAATTAAGTGAGAACAAATCTTATTTATACTCATTGCAAGGAGAAAAGATTACGTTGATTGATTCAGTGAGTTCAATTATGGAAGGCAAAATGACATACAACCTGAGTAACATCTACTTACACCCTGGTCTTTTTCGTATCATTCTAGAAAAAAACAAATGGATCGACTTTGTAAATGAAGGTGAGGACGTAAGCATTACAACCAACGCGAACAATATTTTAGATAGCTTAAATGTTGTTAAATCCGAAAGCAATCAACTTTATTACACATTCATAAAACTGAACAAACAATACAAGTCAAAATCAGATCTGCTCCAGCTAATCTTAGCACGTTATCCCAAGGATGATGATTATTACACAACTTCACAGAATAAATTAGAGCAACTTCAAAAAGATTATCTTGATTATGTAAATGTTGTTGCACAAAAGAATCCAAGCTCCTTTGTCTCAAGATATATCAAATCATCCCAGTTACCGGTTGTAGACGGAAACATTCCATTGGAGAAACAAGTATCTTACCTAAAATCCCACTCATTAGACTTTGTAGATTTTAATGATGCCGGTCTAATCAACTCCGATGTTTTTTCAAATAAGTCCATTGAATATCTTACATACTATCGTAATCCTCAACTGCCTAAGGAACTTCTCGAAAAAGAATTTATGGTAGCTGTAGATACAATCCTGAATAAAGCAAAAGTCAATTCACTGGTCTACACGCATGTAGTAGAATATCTGTTAGACGGTTTCAAGAAATTCGGGTTCGATAAAATCATTGACTACATAATCCAGAACTACGTAATCAAAGATGACATCTGTATCGATGAAAAACTAGAGACTGCATTACAAAGAAGAATGGATCAGGCAAAGTATTTTAAAATTGGCGACGTTGTTCCAAATATCGTTAGTAAGGATTGGTCCGGTAAAGAAGTTGATTTGTATAGTATAACGGCTGAAAATATATTGATCATATTTTATGCATCCTGGTGTCCACACTGTAAAACTCTACTACCTCAGATAGCTGAATTATACAAGAGCCAAAAACAGAAAAAGACGGAAGTATTTGCTGTATCGATTGATACTAATAAAACTGACTGGCAAAAGTTTGTCGAAACTGATGGGTGGAAGTGGATTAACGTTTCTGACCTGAAAGGATGGAGCGGGAATGCGGTGAAGGATTATTATATCTATGCAACGCCTACGATGTTCCTAATAGACAGACAAAAGAAAATAATCGGAAAACCTTTGTCGTTTGATGAATTGTTAGGGGTATTTTAGATTTCCGATTTCTAACCACGTTTAAGCCGTTAAGAAATCGGAAATCTGCTTGTTTTTTAGTCTAAAATTTCGTATCTATTAGCTGTTATGACGTACCGAATAATATTCTACATATCATTTTTCGAGCATCAGGAACACTTCTAAGTATCCTACCGCGATAATTGACCGCTCCCACGGTCTTACTACCTTTTTTATTCCAATACATTTTAACCAAAACTAATTAAGCTCTAAGTTGCTTAATTTTTTTAAAAATCAATCTACTTTGAAAGAGAAAATTATGACACCCAAAATTTTACCTCAGAATGTCCACTCGACTTTAAAAAAACATCTCCTCGTCGATGGCTTCGATTTAGTTTTAGACCTTCAAAAAAGCCACGGCTCATTTATCGTCGATTCTATTACTGGTAAAGAATATCTCGATTTCTTTACTTTCGTTGCCTCAGTTCCTATTGGAATGAACCACCCGAAAATGAAAACTCCGGAATTTCTTGAAAAACTAACCTCAGTTGCAATCAACAAACCATCACTCTCGGATATCTATCCGGCTGAACAAGCAGAGTTTGTTGAAACATTTTCGCGCATAGCAATGCCAAATTATTTTCCCCATGCATTTTTCATTGAAGGCGGTGCGCTCGGTATCGAGAACGCTCTTAAAGCGGCTTTCGATTGGAAGATAAGGAAAAACTTTCTTAAAGGATACAAGAAAGAGAAGGGGACACAAGTAATTCATTTCAAGCAAGCTTTTCACGGACGAACCGGTTACACGATGTCGTTGACGAATACAGAGCCGGTGAAAATTGACCTATATCCGAAATTCAAATGGCCCCGAATCGAAAATCCAAAAATCAAATTCCCGTTGAATGAGGAGAATCTGAAAGCAGCAATCCAAGCAGAACAGTTAGCAATGAATCAAATCAAGGATGCGATTAAAAATAATCCTGATGATATCGCGGCTATCATCATTGAGCCGATACAAGGTGAGGGGGGAGATAATCATTTCCGAAAAGAATTCTTTGTTGAACTCCGCCGCATTGCTGACGAAAACAACATCATGCTGATCTTCGACGAGGTTCAGGTAGGGGTTGGTCTAACAGGCAAGATGTGGGCGCATCAACATTTTGTGCAGCCGGATATGATTGCATTCGGAAAGAAAACACAGGTTTGCGGTTTCCTCTGTGGAAAAAGAATCGATGAGATACATGACAACGTGTTTAATGTATCGAGCCGGTTGAATTCTACCTGGGGCGGAAATATTGTGGATATGGTGCGTGCACAAAAATATTTAGAAATTATTGAAGAAGAAAAATTAGTTGACAATGCACGCGTTATGGGTGAATACCTTTTAAAGCAATTACACAATTTACAGAACGAGTTCCCATCCGTTGTAAGTAATGCACGCGGACTTGGACTATTCTGTGCTTTCGATTTAAACACACCCGACGAACGAAACAGGCTGAAAAATTCCTGCTACGATAAAGGTTTGATAATATTAGGTTGTGGAGAAAAATCTATGCGTTTCAGACCACCGCTGAATATTTCAAAAAATGAAGTCGATATGGGTATGTCGATCATAAGAGAAGCTTTGAAAGGGTTATAATATCCAATTCTGGTAAAAAATCGGAGTAATGGATTTTTGGAGTGATGGAATAAGAAGCCGGTTCCTGGAATAGGGGAATCGGCTTTTTGTTTTTGTTGGTTTACAAACTGTTCAAGATGACACACTCAAATCTGCAATCTCCAATCTCCAATCTTTAAGTTGCATTCTAAAATCATAAATCATGAATCCAATTCTTCGATCATTTGATTTTGTGCATAAATTTATATAGTTTTTTATAAACAATTTATAGGATTTGTA is a window encoding:
- a CDS encoding TlpA disulfide reductase family protein; the encoded protein is MFKNPIFSIIVVMSISTVNSQQLSISVSELSENKSYLYSLQGEKITLIDSVSSIMEGKMTYNLSNIYLHPGLFRIILEKNKWIDFVNEGEDVSITTNANNILDSLNVVKSESNQLYYTFIKLNKQYKSKSDLLQLILARYPKDDDYYTTSQNKLEQLQKDYLDYVNVVAQKNPSSFVSRYIKSSQLPVVDGNIPLEKQVSYLKSHSLDFVDFNDAGLINSDVFSNKSIEYLTYYRNPQLPKELLEKEFMVAVDTILNKAKVNSLVYTHVVEYLLDGFKKFGFDKIIDYIIQNYVIKDDICIDEKLETALQRRMDQAKYFKIGDVVPNIVSKDWSGKEVDLYSITAENILIIFYASWCPHCKTLLPQIAELYKSQKQKKTEVFAVSIDTNKTDWQKFVETDGWKWINVSDLKGWSGNAVKDYYIYATPTMFLIDRQKKIIGKPLSFDELLGVF
- a CDS encoding transposase → MAYVRIWVHLVFGTKSHVPFLTRDVKNKVIAHIIDNARNKEIFIDCINGNADHLHCLISLGSEQNIAKVVNLIKGESSYWINKNKITSSKFEWAEDHHKKKSFADEHTEFIKKYSFDRK
- a CDS encoding GIY-YIG nuclease family protein; the encoded protein is MYYYVYILKSEKDGNFYTGYTRDLRARINMHNNGEVSSTKERRPLKLVYFEGCLNQQDATKREKYLKTAWGKRYIKSRLFNYLTG
- the lat gene encoding L-lysine 6-transaminase codes for the protein MTPKILPQNVHSTLKKHLLVDGFDLVLDLQKSHGSFIVDSITGKEYLDFFTFVASVPIGMNHPKMKTPEFLEKLTSVAINKPSLSDIYPAEQAEFVETFSRIAMPNYFPHAFFIEGGALGIENALKAAFDWKIRKNFLKGYKKEKGTQVIHFKQAFHGRTGYTMSLTNTEPVKIDLYPKFKWPRIENPKIKFPLNEENLKAAIQAEQLAMNQIKDAIKNNPDDIAAIIIEPIQGEGGDNHFRKEFFVELRRIADENNIMLIFDEVQVGVGLTGKMWAHQHFVQPDMIAFGKKTQVCGFLCGKRIDEIHDNVFNVSSRLNSTWGGNIVDMVRAQKYLEIIEEEKLVDNARVMGEYLLKQLHNLQNEFPSVVSNARGLGLFCAFDLNTPDERNRLKNSCYDKGLIILGCGEKSMRFRPPLNISKNEVDMGMSIIREALKGL
- a CDS encoding FISUMP domain-containing protein; the protein is MIKYVIAVILFLNLGIAYSQNTEIEIKNIEQNKAYPASLSGEKVTTSDTIRSNGNGVDGNALKEIGQGIGDGAGTNTSGFSAMLAGHNNVYALYFNQLGQSTGIWSSTIAYAHRRYTLHISSDSNYINSEYTNAHRNGFSVRCVKD
- a CDS encoding ATP-binding protein, translating into MGDYKLIVLDEAQNIPNIGKVLKLITDTLNEVQIIATGSSSFDLASHTTEPMTGRVIHHKLYPLSSVEIKANEDWLNVDAKLDKLLRFGSYPDVFTSNDEDAINKLHELASSYLFKDLLKFEGIKKSSLLKNLVVSLALQLGHEVTYNELATKLGVNSITVQKYIDLLEQTYVVFKLNSFSRNIRKELTKSFKIYFYDNGIRNALINNFNPLSLRNDVGALWENFCITERLKANAYSDKKVNSYFWRTYDQKEIDYVEETAGTITGYELKYSEKQRIKIPKNFSETYNAAVHKIDRSNFWKFAELHV